The Terriglobia bacterium genome includes the window CTACGCGCTCGCCCGCAAATACTGGGGCCAGGGCCTGATGACCGAGACCGTGCGCGCCATGCTCGATTACGGATTCAACACCCTGCACCTCAACCGCATCGAAGCGCGTTGCGATGTCGAGAACACCGGCTCCTGGCGCGTGATGGAAAAGGTCGGAATGAAGCTGGAAGGCGTGCTGCGGCAGAACATCATCCTGCACGGCCGGCCGCGCGATGCCCGCATGTATGCCATCCTGCGCGAGGACTGGGCTACCACGAGAACCTAAGGTCTGTCATCCTGAGCGAGAGCCTGCCCTGAGCGCAGTCGAAGGGGCGCACGCCCGAGTAGAAGAGCTTGCCCCGAGCGAAGCCGAGGGGACCCCTACCAGCCCGACCGCACTCAGTCGTCGAAATGCACTTCTACCTATGTCTTCCTCTGCGTCCTCTGCGACTTGGTTTGCTTTTCCCCGAACACGCGCGCGAAAATTTTGTCCACATTCCTTAACTGCCGCTTCAGGTCGAAGGCGCGCTCGATCTGTTGGCGCGAAATGCGCGACGTAATCTCCAGCTCGGCTGCGATCAGTTCGCGGAAATTCGCGCCATCCTGCCACGCCTTCATCGCGTTCCGCTGCACGATGCGGTACGCATCCTCGCGCGTCAGCGTGCCACCCTCCACCAGGTCGAGCAGGAGCTGTCCGCTGAACACCAGCCCGCCCGAACTCTCCAGGTTTTGCCGCATCCGTTCGGGGTACACCACCAGGGTTTCGACCAGGTCCGCCATCTTCGCCAGCATGTAGTCGGCAAGGATGGTGGAATCGGGCAGGATGATGCGTTCCACCGAAGAGTGTGAAATGTCGCGCTCGTGCCACAGCGCCACGTTTTCCAGCGCCGCCTGCGCGTTCGACCGCACCACGCGCGCCAGCCCGCTGATCTGCTCGAAGTTCACGGGATTGCGCTTGTGCGGCATGGCCGACGAACCCTTCTGCTTTTCGCTGAAGAACTCCTCGGCCTCACGCACCTCGGTGCGCTGCAGGTGGCGGATTTCCACCGCGATCTTGTCCAGCGAAGAGGCAACCACCGCCAGCGTTGCCAGGTAATTGGCGTGGCGGTCGCGCTGGATCACCTGCGAGGAAATCGCCGCCGCCTCCAGCCCCAGCCGGGCGCAGATTTTCTCTTCCAACTCCGGATCGAGATGGGCGAAGTTGCCCACCGCGCCGGAGAACTTCCCGACGCGCATCTCCTCCGCTGCACGCTCAAACCGGGCAAGGCCGCGGACGATTTCGGCGTACCAGTTGGCCAGCTTCAGGCCAAAGGTAATGGGTTCGGCGTGCATGCCATGCGTCCGTCCCACCATCGGCGTGTGCTGGAATTCGAAGGCGCGCCGGCGCAACACGTCGCGCAGCCGCGTCATGTTGTCCAGGAGGATCGCCGACGCCGCCTTCACCTGCAGCGCCTGCGCCGTGTCCACCACGTCGTTGGAGGTCAGGCCGTAATGCAGCCAGCGCGACTCCGGGCCGATCTTCTCCGCCACCGCCGTGGTAAAGGCGATGACATCGTGCTTCACCTCGGCCTCGATCTGGTGAATGCGCGCCAGGTCGAAGTCCGCTTTCTGCCGGATCACCTTCGCCGCCTGGCGGGGTACCAGGCCCGCTTCTGCCAGTGTCTCGGTGGCGGCAATCTCCACCGCCAGCCACTGGCGAAACTTGTTCTCCTCGCTCCAGATGCGGCCTATCTCCGGGCGCGTATAGCGGGCGATCAAGGACCCTCCTGTCGCGAACTTCGCGAATAGCCGAACCCGTTATTCTAAATGCAGCAGGCCCCGCCACCTAGCTCGGCGTCTTCCGGCCGCCGGGGGCGCCCGGTTACGGCTGCGCCAGTGCACAAAGGTGGTAGGGGAAAATACATCGTAACAGGATTGAATTTCCCGCGACTTGCGCTAAGATTCTCCGGCTTTGCGGCAGGCCGGGGGCGGTGCGCTGGGTAACTATCGCACCAAGCTCGTACCACACCATTGCACGTTCCATGGCGGCCAAGACCTTCCGGGAGAGGTGATCTGATGAGCCCGCGCGGCATCCTGCATCCCAACTACAAGCTGATGGCGGAATTTCGTTACCAGATTCGCCGCTTCCTGCGTTTCAGCGAAGACACGGCACGCGCCGGAGGTCTGGAGCCGCAGCAGTATCAGCTCATGCTGGCACTCAAGGGCATGGCCGCCGACGTCCGCCCGCGTGTCGGTGAGCTCGCCGAGCGCCTGCAGATTCAGCATCACAGTACCGTGGAGCTTGTGGACCGGCTGGCGCGCCGCGGGTTGATCAAGCGCCGCCGCAGCGACTCGGACCGCCGCGAGGTCTTGCTGGAACTCACGCCGCGAGGCGATAAAATCGTCGAGGAGATTGCGCTGCGCCACTGGGCGGAATACCGCGAGATGGCGCCCGACCTGGTTGTCTCGCTGAAAAAATTGATCCGCGAAACCCAGACAAACAACGGGTCGCGATCCGGCAGGAGCAAGGCAAGCCGCAGTTGAGGTAAATCGTTTTCAGGATGACCGAACCCAAGGACCGCCCGAACACCCCCGCGCAATCCTGACAACGCTTCCGCGCGAAGCAGCAGCGCCACCGAACATGTCGCAGGCTGTTTTTTCGCGTCCAATCCGGCTCTGGATCATCCAAGCAGTAGAGTGGGGTTCCCCGTATTCCCCGGATGTGAGGACTCGCAGAGCGAAATGGAACTTATTGTTTACTCGTCCAGTTGGTGCCCGGACTGCCGCATTGCCAAACGATTTCTCGCCAAGCACCACGTTCCCTACAAAGAGGTTGATATCGAGGAGACGCCCGGCGCAGCGCAGGAGATTCTCGCCCGCACCGGCAAGCGTGCCATCCCGCAGTTTGTCATCAACGGCGTCTGGGTCGAGCCCTATCGCCCGGGCGAAGGCTTCCTCTACGAAGAGATGAGCAAACTGCTCGGTATCAGCGACGATC containing:
- the purB gene encoding adenylosuccinate lyase → MIARYTRPEIGRIWSEENKFRQWLAVEIAATETLAEAGLVPRQAAKVIRQKADFDLARIHQIEAEVKHDVIAFTTAVAEKIGPESRWLHYGLTSNDVVDTAQALQVKAASAILLDNMTRLRDVLRRRAFEFQHTPMVGRTHGMHAEPITFGLKLANWYAEIVRGLARFERAAEEMRVGKFSGAVGNFAHLDPELEEKICARLGLEAAAISSQVIQRDRHANYLATLAVVASSLDKIAVEIRHLQRTEVREAEEFFSEKQKGSSAMPHKRNPVNFEQISGLARVVRSNAQAALENVALWHERDISHSSVERIILPDSTILADYMLAKMADLVETLVVYPERMRQNLESSGGLVFSGQLLLDLVEGGTLTREDAYRIVQRNAMKAWQDGANFRELIAAELEITSRISRQQIERAFDLKRQLRNVDKIFARVFGEKQTKSQRTQRKT
- a CDS encoding MarR family winged helix-turn-helix transcriptional regulator, whose amino-acid sequence is MSPRGILHPNYKLMAEFRYQIRRFLRFSEDTARAGGLEPQQYQLMLALKGMAADVRPRVGELAERLQIQHHSTVELVDRLARRGLIKRRRSDSDRREVLLELTPRGDKIVEEIALRHWAEYREMAPDLVVSLKKLIRETQTNNGSRSGRSKASRS
- a CDS encoding glutaredoxin family protein: MELIVYSSSWCPDCRIAKRFLAKHHVPYKEVDIEETPGAAQEILARTGKRAIPQFVINGVWVEPYRPGEGFLYEEMSKLLGISDDPAAAND